TGAGGATACCGGTTGCAAGGCAGGACATAAGGTCTTTTCCAGCTCTTGCAGTTACTTTTGCGTTGTGAGCGCCGGAAACGGCTGGTCCGTGGTCTGCAACAACCTTGATTACCATATCAATAAACTTAGAAGCCCAAGCTGGGAACTTCTTCTTGAACCAGAGAAGTCCAATAACGTCAGCAATGGAGTAATCCTTTTCAACAACTTCAGAGATTGGAATGCCACAGTAAGTAGCTTCTTCCCCTCTATCATCAGAAATTGTGCAGATAAAGTTTGTAGGTCTTCTAACCTTTCCTGCCTTAACGGCTTTAGCGTAATCTTCCGGAATTGGCGGAACTTCTGGCTCTTCAATCTCGCCAATTTCACCTTTAGCTTTAAGGTCTTCGTAAACTTTTCTGATAAGGTCTGGAATGTCGTTAAAGGAATCCGGAACGTAAGCACCGGCCTCTCTCAATGCCCTGTTCTTAGCATCTGCAGTTTCTCTGTCTGCACCAGCTTTAGCACCAGCATGACCGAACTGAACTTCACCTCCAAAGTGCTTGGCGATTGTTCCAATACACCATGCAATTACAGGTTTCGTGATTAACCCTTTTTCAAGAGCTTCAACAACTCTGTATTCAAGTTCTCCACCGACTTCACCGAGCATAATCATGTATTTAACTGCTGGGTTCTTTTGGAATCTTAAAAGGTGGTCAAGGAAGTCGGAACCTGGAAATCTGTCACCACCGATGGCGATACCTTCTACAATACCGTCAGCGTTTCTCGCAATGATGTTAGAAAGCTCGTTGAAGAGACCTCCGGAACGAGTTACAAGTCCGCAGGAACCCGGTCTGTGAAGTTTAGACTTAACGATGTTTTCAATCGTTCCACCGGCGTTTCCGATTCTGAAGGCACCGGCAGCAATACCACCAACGGTAGCAGGACCAATTATCCACTTACCCATAGACTTTGCCCTGTAAGCCATATCCCTTGCAAGTCTTTCAGGAATACCCTCTGCCGTAATAGCAACCGTTCTGATTGTAGGAACGTTAAGAGCTTCAATAGTAACGTCGTAAGCTGTTCTGAAAGAAGCAAAGTTTACAAGAACGTCTGCTTCCGGATGAGCTTCTGCAGCTTCAACAGTAGAACGGTAAATAGGAATCATTATCTCGCTTGTACCAAAGAAAAACTTTTCAAACTTTCTACTTTGAGTTGGAGCAACAATTGCAACGATAGAAGGAGAACGTCCTACAACATAATCATAGTCAAGCATTCTTTGAATAGCGTTTCTGTTAAGGTTCCAAAAAATCGCTTTTGTGTTTCTGTCAAAAAGTATGTAATCAGGTCTGCTCATTACTTTCCCTCCGTTTTTATGGGTTTTCATCAAGAGCTTTTTTAACGATTTCCGTCATATGAGTTTCAGGACCATAAACTTCTATTGGAAGTCCAAGCTCTTCAGCAGCTTTCTTAATTCTTGCAAGACCCACCTCATAGTTTGGTCCACCACGGCGAACGTAAATCTTAACGCCAACTTCCTTCATCTTATCTGCATACTCTTTGAACGCATCAATGATACCGTCAAAGGTCTTGGCAACGTCCGTAAAGTTAGCAATAGCACCACCAATGATAAGGATTTTCGGTCTTCCCTGTGGGTCTTTCTTTCTTATCATAAGGTCAAGAACCGTTTTAACGTACTCCCTCGTTTCTGCTCTTGATGGGTTACCGGAGTATTCACCGTAGTTTGCAAGCTCCTTAACGTATCCAAGGTCTGCAACGGTATCAGCGTAAACAACGGAAGCTCCACCACCAGCAACCAAGGTCCAGATTCTTCCTTCAGGATTAAGAATTGTTAACTTTAAGGATGCACCAGACTTTTCATCCATTTCTTTAATGTACTTTTCTTCAGGTGAAAGTTCACCACCAAATCCTGCCGGGAATTCAATCTCTCCCCACTTTCTACCAACTAAGAATTGTGCTGTATCGTCAAGTCTTCCAACAAAG
This region of Desulfurobacterium pacificum genomic DNA includes:
- a CDS encoding citrate/2-methylcitrate synthase, with the protein product MSRPDYILFDRNTKAIFWNLNRNAIQRMLDYDYVVGRSPSIVAIVAPTQSRKFEKFFFGTSEIMIPIYRSTVEAAEAHPEADVLVNFASFRTAYDVTIEALNVPTIRTVAITAEGIPERLARDMAYRAKSMGKWIIGPATVGGIAAGAFRIGNAGGTIENIVKSKLHRPGSCGLVTRSGGLFNELSNIIARNADGIVEGIAIGGDRFPGSDFLDHLLRFQKNPAVKYMIMLGEVGGELEYRVVEALEKGLITKPVIAWCIGTIAKHFGGEVQFGHAGAKAGADRETADAKNRALREAGAYVPDSFNDIPDLIRKVYEDLKAKGEIGEIEEPEVPPIPEDYAKAVKAGKVRRPTNFICTISDDRGEEATYCGIPISEVVEKDYSIADVIGLLWFKKKFPAWASKFIDMVIKVVADHGPAVSGAHNAKVTARAGKDLMSCLATGILTIGPRFGGAIDGAAKYFKMAKEKGMDPYEFVDYMKKVEKKPIPGIGHRIKSTKNPDKRVELLKNYAKENFPSTELLDYALEVEKVTTAKKENLILNVDGTIGVLLVDMFRNLGYSDAEIDELIEAGAFNAFFVLGRSIGFIGHILDEKRLAMPLYRHPWDDILYDVKRPEEA